Proteins co-encoded in one Stomoxys calcitrans chromosome 5, idStoCalc2.1, whole genome shotgun sequence genomic window:
- the LOC106083663 gene encoding LOW QUALITY PROTEIN: probable cytochrome P450 6a14 (The sequence of the model RefSeq protein was modified relative to this genomic sequence to represent the inferred CDS: substituted 1 base at 1 genomic stop codon) codes for MISLFVVLVLVVPVLLVLYQISFFTYWKRRGICQETPLPLVGNFSGIGKSKHFRDINHRLYNYFKSQGVAIGGVYIFMKRAAMILDLDLIKQILVKDFANFPDRGMFNNPEADPLSAHLVTLEGEEXRSMRHKLTPAFTSAKMKYMFPTVVQVGQRFAEVMAANLGESGVVELKDLCARFTTDVIGNGVFGIASNCLQNPQEVFRKMGKSVFTDKRHNAAVEQFIVTNPRIARKLNFKLFKDDLTKYFLDMVRQTMDYRLKNNIKRKDFMDLLMELKAENEELAKAGKGIDLSHGLTLEQITAQVFSFLIAGFETSSSTMSFCLYELARHPDIQDKLREEILQTLRDNEEEGMTYESIHNMAYLEQVISETLRLYATLSYFARVSLNEYPIPNSSHVIERDTMVIIPIDAIHRDPEYFPNPNVFNPDNFEPSACSKRHPCAFLPFGDGPRNCIGLRFGKMQTKIGLVSLLRRFRFECCPLTETPIQVDNSSFFLSSKNGIFLKVIDLKN; via the exons ATGATTTCATTGTTTGTTGTTCTGGTGCTGGTGGTGCCAGTTTTACTGGTTCTATACCAGATTAGCTTTTTTACCTATTGGAAGCGAAGAGGCATTTGCCAAGAAACACCATTGCCATTGGTGGGGAATTTTAGTGGCATTGGTAAAAGCAAACATTTTCGGGATATCAACCATAGATTATACAACTACTTCAAGAGCCAAGGAGTTGCCATCGGAGGAGTCTACATATTCATGAAGAGAGCAGCAATGATCTTGGATTTGGATCTAATCAAGCAGATACTCGTAAAGGATTTTGCTAATTTCCCCGATCGTGGTATGTTCAATAATCCCGAAGCCGATCCCTTGTCGGCCCACTTGGTAACGCTGGAGGGCGAGGAATGACGCTCAATGCGTCACAAATTAACTCCTGCATTTACATCGGCCAAAATGAAATACATGTTTCCCACAGTAGTTCAGGTGGGCCAACGTTTCGCTGAGGTAATGGCGGCAAATCTAGGCGAATCTGGTGTTGTGGAACTCAAGGATCTTTGTGCCCGTTTCACCACCGATGTCATAGGCAATGGGGTATTTGGCATTGCATCCAATTGCCTTCAGAATCCCCAGGAGGTGTTTCGAAAAATGGGTAAATCTGTTTTTACCGATAAACGCCATAATGCTGCAGTGGAGCAATTCATAGTCACCAATCCTCGCATAgcgagaaaattaaattttaagctcttcAAAGATGATTTGACCAAATATTTTCTGGATATGGTTCGTCAGACCATGGATTATCGTttgaaaaataacataaaacgcAAAGATTTTATGGACTTATTAATGGAGCTTAAGGCTGAGAATGAGGAATTGGCCAAAGCGGGCAAGGGCATCGATTTGTCTCATGGCTTGACTTTGGAGCAAATAACGGCACAggtgttttcatttttaattgctGGCTTTGAAACCTCCTCGTCCACCATGTCCTTTTGTCTATACGAATTGGCAAGACATCCAGATATTCAGGATAAACTGAGGGAAGAAATTCTGCAAACCCTTCGAGACAATGAAGAAGAAGGAATGACCTATGAGAGTATACACAACATGGCATATTTAGAGCAAGTTATATCAG AAACCTTACGCCTCTATGCCACTCTGTCCTACTTTGCACGGGTATCTCTAAATGAATATCCCATACCCAACAGCTCGCATGTGATTGAGAGAGACACCATGGTTATTATCCCCATAGATGCTATACATCGCGATCCAGAATATTTTCCCAATCCAAATGTGTTCAATCCGGATAATTTCGAACCAAGTGCATGCAGTAAACGCCATCCTTGTGCTTTTTTACCATTTGGCGATGGACCCCGAAACTGTATTGGTCTGAGATTTGGAAAAATGCAAACCAAAATTGGGTTGGTGTCTTTGCTGAGACGGTTTCGTTTCGAATGCTGCCCCTTGACAGAAACTCCTATACAGGTTGACAACAGTTCGTTCTTTTTGTCTTCAAAGAATGGTATTTTCTTGAAAGTGATTGATTTAAAGAATTAG
- the LOC106083662 gene encoding probable cytochrome P450 6a14 — protein sequence MFPLFVILGLMVVIVLILYLISFHTYWQRRGVCQLTPLPLVGNYQGLGSSYHFRDVNQQLYNHFKSKGQAFGGIYVFMKRAALMVDLDLIKLILIKDFANFPDRGVYNNAAEDPLSAHMIALEGEEWRCMRHKLTPTFTASKMKYMFPTVVKVGERFAKTMAENRGPTGVLELKDLCGRFTTDVIGNAVFGIDSNCLKNPQEEFRKMGNSVLTDKRHHAVVEQFILTNPAIAKKFHMKLFKDDMTKYFLNLVQHIMQQRLENNEKRKDFMDLLLELKAQDEELLKAEGRGIDLSHGLTLEQITAQLFSFLIAGFESSSTTMAFCLYELACHQDLQDKLREEVVNALKENQGELSFEAIQAMGYLDQVISETLRLYAPLSYLARVTKNDYRIANSSHVIEKGTMVIIPTDAIHRDPEYFPQPNVFNPDNFEPSVCSQRHSCTFMPFGDGPRNCIGLRFGKMQTKIGLVSLLRRFRFECCPLTEKPIQIDKGSFFLAAKHGIQLKVVDLESGF from the exons ATGTTTCCATTATTCGTCATTTTGGGACTGATGGTTGTAATTGTGCTGATTCTATATCTAATAAGCTTTCACACATATTGGCAGAGAAGAGGTGTATGCCAGTTAACACCATTGCCGCTGGTGGGAAACTATCAGGGACTGGGCAGTAGCTATCATTTTCGAGATGTCAATCAACAATTGTATAATCATTTTAAAAGCAAAGGCCAGGCCTTTGGTGGCATCTATGTGTTCATGAAGAGAGCAGCGTTGATGGTGGACTTGGATCTAATCAAACTAATTCTGATAAAGGATTTTGCCAACTTCCCGGATCGTGGAGTTTACAATAATGCCGCAGAAGACCCTTTGTCGGCCCACATGATAGCATTGGAGGGCGAAGAATGGCGTTGCATGCGTCATAAATTGACTCCTACATTTACTGCATCTAAAATGAAATACATGTTTCCCACGGTGGTTAAAGTGGGTGAACGCTTTGCCAAGACCATGGCAGAAAATAGAGGCCCTACTGGGGTGTTGGAGCTTAAAGATCTCTGTGGACGTTTTACCACCGATGTCATAGGCAATGCCGTTTTTGGCATAGACTCCAATTGCCTTAAAAACCCCCAAGAGGAATTTCGCAAGATGGGTAACTCTGTGCTGACCGATAAACGTCATCATGCAGTAGTGGAACAATTCATACTCACCAATCCTGCTATAGCCAAGAAATTTCATATGAAACTCTTCAAAGAtgatatgacaaaatattttctgaatTTGGTTCAGCATATCATGCAGCAGCGTTTAGAAAATAATgagaaaagaaaagattttatgGATTTGCTGTTGGAGCTAAAGGCCCAGGATGAGGAATTGCTTAAGGCTGAAGGCCGAGGAATTGATTTGTCTCATGGTTTGACTTTGGAACAAATCACTGcccaattattttcatttttaatagcAGGCTTTGAATCATCCTCCACCACCATGGCCTTTTGTCTATACGAATTGGCATGTCATCAAGATTTGCAGGACAAATTAAGGGAAGAAGTTGTGAACGCCCTTAAAGAGAATCAAGGTGAATTGTCATTTGAGGCTATACAGGCCATGGGCTATTTGGATCAAGTAATATCGG AAACCTTGCGTCTCTATGCTCCTTTATCCTACTTGGCTAGAGTAACAAAAAATGATTATCGCATTGCCAACTCCTCGCATGTCATTGAGAAGGGCACCATGGTTATAATCCCCACCGATGCCATACATCGCGATCCCGAATATTTTCCCCAGCCAAATGTCTTCAACCCTGACAATTTTGAGCCCAGTGTCTGCAGCCAACGCCATAGCTGTACTTTTATGCCTTTTGGTGATGGTCCCCGAAATTGCATTGGTTTAAGATTTGGCAAAATGCAAACCAAAATTGGGTTGGTGTCTTTGCTAAGGCGGTTTCGTTTTGAATGCTGCCCTTTGACCGAAAAACCTATACAAATTGACAAGGGTTCCTTCTTTTTGGCCGCAAAGCATGGCATACAACTAAAGGTAGTCGATTTGGAGAGTggattttaa